The DNA segment GCGTATGAAGGCACCCAGACGAGCTCCATTCCCTGAGCAGCTTCTTTTTGGGTAAGGTTCGTACCGACAAATTGATCTGTAAGTGCCCGATAACAGTAAGAGATTTGACGCATGCCATCAAAATAACGCTGCTCGATGACAACTCCCAGCGGGACAATAGTGTGAATAGTATACCCGGCTTCTTCCTGTACTTCACGCCGTAATCCATCCAAACGATCCTCATTCGTCTTAATACCGCCACCCGGTAATTTGTAGGAGCCGGTCTTAGTAAAGTGCATCAGGGCTATCTCACCCCGACCATTTATAAGAACAACTCGCGCTGCATGACGAGTGTAGGACATCGCCCGGTCCTTTGGATCCACAAGCCCAAGCTCATGTTGATCTTGAGAAAGAATGATCGGCAGTCCATCGGCACATGATCGTTCGATTATCGAGCAAATAAACCCACTTTTTGCCGCAGTATAGGCCTCCCTGTTATTTGCGTGCTGTTCGGCTAGTTGCCTCTTGAGAGCAGCATACTCCTCTCTTGCGTTACTGTGAGTACGTAAATAATTACGAAATGCAAGGACATCGGTATAAGCGGGGCTATCTTTTAGGACGATGTGCAGGTAGTGGGTCCTGGCATGATCGGGTCCCTTGGGGACAAATATTTCCCAATCTTTGATCCGCTCGGGCATCCAGTGATACCCCAATGCCTCAAGTCCAGAGATATTTTGATATACTTCGTCAAATGAATCAACACCTATGAGGATATCAATGATCGGCTTGGCTACGAGACCCTGTACGGCCGTACTGCCTACGTGATGAATATCCTCACCCGAGAAGACGGGTTGAAGCAGCTCCTTTTCGTGCAAAAAGTCACTTGGCCAATCTCTACTGTAGTTGACCAGTTTCACCGTCTCCCTCGCGAGTCCAGCTGC comes from the Candidatus Saccharimonas aalborgensis genome and includes:
- a CDS encoding GrpB family protein, whose amino-acid sequence is MAAGLARETVKLVNYSRDWPSDFLHEKELLQPVFSGEDIHHVGSTAVQGLVAKPIIDILIGVDSFDEVYQNISGLEALGYHWMPERIKDWEIFVPKGPDHARTHYLHIVLKDSPAYTDVLAFRNYLRTHSNAREEYAALKRQLAEQHANNREAYTAAKSGFICSIIERSCADGLPIILSQDQHELGLVDPKDRAMSYTRHAARVVLINGRGEIALMHFTKTGSYKLPGGGIKTNEDRLDGLRREVQEEAGYTIHTIVPLGVVIEQRYFDGMRQISYCYRALTDQFVGTNLTQKEAAQGMELVWVPSYAEAIRLIQSATTTDEDGSKVGLEMMKRREVAILNAALAQTV